A single window of Pectobacterium parmentieri DNA harbors:
- a CDS encoding Txe/YoeB family addiction module toxin gives MKPIWSEAAWEDYLYWQDIDNRIVKKINELIKEIRRTPFEGKGKPEPLKHNLAGFWSRRITEEHRLVYAITDDAMMIAACRYHY, from the coding sequence GTGAAGCCAATCTGGTCAGAAGCAGCATGGGAAGACTACCTGTACTGGCAGGATATCGATAATCGGATAGTCAAAAAAATCAATGAATTAATAAAAGAAATTCGCAGAACGCCTTTTGAGGGAAAAGGAAAACCAGAGCCGCTTAAACATAACCTTGCTGGCTTCTGGTCACGCCGTATCACCGAAGAACATCGTCTGGTCTATGCCATCACCGATGACGCCATGATGATCGCTGCCTGCCGCTACCACTATTAA
- a CDS encoding helix-turn-helix domain-containing protein produces MATAIRGLKLQTEDYFLTDKNAVMVAERHPQPVFPLHHHDFDELVIVWRGNGLHLWNDVPYRITRGDMFYVSAHDRHSYESVHELELDNILYIRNRLTLSADWQMLLPGGEHPQSQRHWCLGSEGMDTIREKVDALTQECMKSDALSLQLSEALLLQIALLAARYRHTPDNPQLADAHQLDMLMNALRASIAAPFRFEAFCEQHHFSARSLRSRFKEQTGMSVPHYLRQLRLCKAMELLRYDLQTIGEVAALCGFEDSNYFSVVFHQAFGVSPSAYRQRFLDAE; encoded by the coding sequence ATGGCGACAGCAATACGGGGTTTGAAATTACAGACTGAAGACTATTTCCTCACTGACAAGAATGCCGTGATGGTTGCCGAACGGCACCCACAGCCGGTGTTCCCGCTGCATCATCATGATTTTGACGAACTGGTCATTGTCTGGCGGGGCAATGGTCTGCACCTCTGGAATGATGTGCCTTACCGTATTACTCGCGGCGATATGTTCTATGTTTCCGCGCACGATCGCCACAGCTATGAATCCGTCCATGAGCTTGAACTGGACAACATTCTCTATATCCGCAATCGCCTGACGTTATCCGCCGACTGGCAAATGTTACTGCCGGGTGGAGAACATCCACAAAGCCAGCGCCACTGGTGTTTGGGCTCGGAAGGCATGGATACCATCCGTGAGAAGGTGGATGCGCTGACGCAAGAGTGTATGAAATCGGATGCACTGTCGCTGCAACTGAGTGAGGCGTTGCTGTTGCAGATCGCTCTGTTGGCAGCGCGCTATCGCCACACGCCGGATAATCCGCAATTGGCGGATGCCCACCAGCTAGATATGCTGATGAATGCCCTGCGCGCTAGTATTGCTGCACCGTTCCGTTTTGAAGCTTTCTGTGAACAACACCACTTTAGCGCGCGTAGTTTACGTTCGCGCTTTAAAGAACAAACTGGCATGAGCGTGCCGCATTACCTGCGCCAGCTACGGCTATGCAAGGCGATGGAGCTGCTGCGTTATGACTTGCAAACGATCGGTGAAGTTGCGGCACTGTGCGGTTTTGAAGACAGCAATTACTTTTCTGTGGTGTTCCATCAGGCGTTCGGCGTTTCGCCTAGCGCCTACCGCCAGCGCTTCCTGGATGCGGAGTGA
- the rhaB gene encoding rhamnulokinase: MAVKNIVAVDLGASSGRVMLATFHTATQHLTLKEIHRFNNTLVFQDGHHQWDLAALERDILTGLHQIDAMGLAPDSIGIDSWGVDYVLLDKNGQRVGLPYSYRDHRTDGVMAAVTAELSREAIYQRTGIQFLPFNTLYQLKALCDLPSDDLEQVEHLLMIPDYFHYRLTGQRVCEYTNASTTQLLNLKQKTWDGELLDYLGVPRRWLSNPVQPGHAVGNWIAPSGRQIPVTAVATHDTASAVVGAPLQSRDSAYLSSGTWSLMGIESDTPFNCPQALAANITNEGGVDGTYRVLKNIMGLWLLQRVCQERDIKDLGALIQSAAALPAFVSLINPNDDRFINPPSMHQAIRDYCREHGQPIPQSDAELTRCIFDSLALLYRQVVLELGELRHAPIRQLHIVGGGSQNAFLNQLCADVCQIPVLAGPVEASTLGNIGCQLMALGAVTDLTAFRHMLTHNFPLHRYNPRAESDFAGHWRRFQALSQPETAPQGKKETTQ, translated from the coding sequence ATGGCGGTGAAGAATATCGTGGCGGTGGATTTGGGCGCATCCAGTGGTCGGGTGATGCTAGCGACGTTCCATACCGCAACGCAGCATCTGACGCTGAAAGAAATTCACCGTTTCAACAACACGCTGGTTTTTCAGGACGGTCATCACCAGTGGGATCTGGCAGCGCTGGAACGCGACATCCTTACCGGCTTACACCAAATTGATGCTATGGGTCTTGCCCCCGATAGCATTGGGATCGACAGTTGGGGCGTGGACTATGTGCTACTCGATAAAAACGGGCAGCGCGTCGGCTTACCCTATTCTTATCGCGACCACCGCACCGACGGCGTGATGGCAGCCGTCACCGCGGAACTGAGTCGTGAGGCCATCTATCAGCGTACCGGCATTCAGTTTCTGCCGTTCAATACGCTGTACCAGCTCAAAGCGCTGTGCGACCTGCCTTCCGACGATCTGGAGCAAGTAGAACATTTGCTGATGATCCCCGACTATTTTCACTATCGCCTTACGGGCCAACGGGTTTGCGAATACACCAACGCCAGCACAACCCAACTGCTTAACCTGAAGCAGAAAACCTGGGACGGCGAACTGCTGGACTACCTTGGCGTACCGCGTCGCTGGCTGAGCAATCCGGTGCAGCCGGGGCACGCTGTCGGGAACTGGATCGCACCGAGCGGACGCCAGATCCCCGTCACCGCCGTCGCGACGCACGATACCGCCAGTGCAGTAGTCGGTGCGCCATTGCAGAGCCGCGACAGCGCCTACCTCAGTTCCGGCACCTGGTCGCTGATGGGCATCGAGAGTGATACCCCGTTTAACTGTCCGCAGGCGCTAGCAGCCAATATCACCAATGAAGGTGGCGTAGACGGCACTTATCGGGTGCTGAAAAATATCATGGGCCTGTGGCTGCTACAGCGCGTTTGTCAGGAGCGTGACATCAAGGATTTAGGTGCGCTAATTCAGTCCGCCGCCGCCCTGCCCGCTTTCGTTAGCCTGATTAATCCTAATGACGATCGCTTTATCAACCCGCCGTCCATGCATCAGGCGATCCGTGACTATTGCCGTGAACACGGCCAACCCATTCCCCAGAGCGATGCCGAATTGACACGCTGCATTTTCGACAGCCTCGCCTTGCTCTACCGGCAGGTCGTACTGGAATTGGGTGAGTTGCGCCACGCACCGATCCGCCAGTTGCATATTGTCGGCGGCGGCAGCCAGAACGCGTTTCTGAACCAACTGTGCGCGGATGTATGCCAGATCCCAGTTCTCGCCGGGCCGGTCGAAGCCTCTACGCTTGGCAATATCGGCTGCCAACTGATGGCGCTAGGTGCCGTCACCGACCTGACCGCATTCCGTCACATGCTGACTCATAATTTCCCTCTGCATCGCTATAACCCGCGTGCGGAGAGTGACTTTGCCGGGCACTGGCGTCGCTTTCAGGCGCTCAGCCAGCCAGAAACCGCCCCACAGGGCAAAAAGGAGACTACGCAATGA
- the rhaD gene encoding rhamnulose-1-phosphate aldolase — MQAILSSWFVQGMIKATSDMWLKGWDERNGGNVSLRLTAEDVTPYESDFYPQPRHETLSQPMPELADCWFIVTGSGKFFRNVQLDPADSLVVLQVDSDGKGYRIFWGLTNGGLPTSELASHFQSHIVRMGVTHGQDRVIMHCHATNLIALSYVLELDTAKFTRELWEGSTECLVVFPDGVGIVPWMVPGTDAIGDATSEQMKRHSLVLWPFHGIFGTGPTLDDAFGLIDTAEKSAEVMVKVRSMGGKKQTISTEELIALGKRFGVTPLEAALRV, encoded by the coding sequence ATGCAAGCAATTCTCTCTTCCTGGTTTGTACAGGGAATGATTAAAGCCACCAGCGACATGTGGCTCAAAGGCTGGGACGAACGTAACGGCGGTAACGTCAGCCTGCGCCTGACGGCTGAGGATGTCACGCCTTATGAAAGCGATTTCTATCCGCAGCCGCGCCATGAAACGCTATCACAGCCGATGCCGGAACTGGCAGATTGCTGGTTTATCGTCACTGGCTCCGGCAAATTCTTCCGCAATGTTCAACTGGATCCGGCAGATTCACTGGTGGTGTTACAGGTCGACAGCGACGGCAAAGGCTATCGCATCTTCTGGGGATTGACCAACGGCGGCCTGCCAACCTCTGAACTGGCCTCGCATTTTCAGTCGCACATTGTGCGTATGGGCGTGACCCACGGACAGGATCGCGTCATCATGCACTGCCACGCGACCAATCTGATTGCTCTGAGCTATGTGTTGGAGCTGGATACCGCCAAATTCACCCGTGAACTATGGGAAGGTAGCACGGAGTGTCTGGTCGTCTTCCCCGACGGCGTAGGCATTGTGCCGTGGATGGTACCGGGCACCGATGCCATTGGCGATGCCACCTCCGAGCAAATGAAACGCCATTCTTTGGTACTGTGGCCATTTCACGGCATCTTCGGCACTGGCCCAACGCTGGATGATGCCTTCGGCCTGATCGATACTGCCGAGAAGTCCGCCGAAGTCATGGTGAAAGTGAGATCGATGGGCGGTAAGAAACAGACCATCTCTACCGAAGAGCTAATCGCATTGGGTAAACGTTTCGGCGTCACGCCACTGGAAGCCGCACTGCGCGTGTAG
- the rhaS gene encoding HTH-type transcriptional activator RhaS yields MTLLRGDDFFTSRAVTVAVEPRTPQTAFPEHYHDFWEIVLVEQGAGVHVFNDQPYALCSGTVFFVRDNDRHLFEDVEGLCLTNMLYRSPRGFRFLSDIAAFLPYGPNGEWQGQWQVNAAGMQQLKQSLNSLAELAQSDAPEAIAASESLFLQILVQLRQHCFQTQGNGSERQGVQALLGWLQNNYSEEVNWGGLADQFSLPLRTLHRQLKQHTGMTPQRYLNRLRLLEARRRLQQSDDSITTIAHACGFSDSNHFSTQFRKAFSQAPKSLRHQAFSREE; encoded by the coding sequence ATGACGTTACTTCGTGGTGATGATTTTTTTACTTCGCGTGCCGTGACGGTCGCGGTAGAGCCGCGTACCCCACAGACGGCCTTTCCTGAGCACTATCATGATTTCTGGGAAATTGTGCTGGTGGAGCAGGGTGCTGGCGTCCATGTGTTTAATGACCAACCCTACGCGCTGTGCAGCGGGACGGTGTTCTTTGTTCGCGATAACGACCGACATCTGTTTGAAGATGTAGAAGGGCTGTGCCTGACCAACATGCTGTACCGTTCGCCGCGCGGGTTTCGTTTCCTGTCTGATATCGCTGCATTTTTGCCGTATGGCCCGAACGGCGAGTGGCAAGGGCAGTGGCAGGTGAATGCGGCGGGAATGCAACAGTTAAAGCAGTCGCTGAACAGTCTAGCGGAACTGGCGCAAAGCGATGCGCCGGAAGCAATTGCCGCCAGCGAGAGCCTGTTTTTGCAAATTTTGGTGCAACTGCGTCAGCATTGTTTCCAAACGCAGGGTAACGGCTCTGAACGTCAGGGGGTGCAGGCACTGTTGGGCTGGCTGCAAAATAATTACAGCGAAGAAGTTAACTGGGGTGGTCTGGCCGATCAATTCTCGCTTCCGCTGCGAACACTGCACCGTCAGCTAAAACAACATACGGGTATGACACCACAACGCTATCTGAATCGGTTAAGATTACTGGAGGCGCGTCGGCGGTTGCAGCAGAGTGATGACTCGATCACCACTATTGCGCACGCCTGTGGATTTAGCGACAGCAATCACTTCTCGACGCAATTCCGCAAGGCATTCTCGCAGGCGCCCAAGTCACTACGCCATCAGGCGTTTTCTCGTGAAGAGTAG
- a CDS encoding L-rhamnose isomerase: MSTPIETAWQLAKARYASLNIDVEAALEQLDQIPVSMHCWQGDDVAGFENTGGPLTGGIQATGNYPGKASTPDELRADLEQAFALIPGPKRLNLHAIYLESAQPVARNEIAPEHFSSWVAWAKRHQLGLDFNPTCFSHPLSADGFTLSHPDEKVRRFWIEHCQASRRISAYFGRELGTPSVMNIWVPDGMKDLTIDRLAFRQRLLSALDEVIAEPLDPSHHIDAVESKLFGIGAESFTVGSNEFYLGYAASRGTALCLDAGHFHPTEVISDKISSAILYVPRLLLHVSRPVRWDSDHVVLLDDETQAIAHEIVRHKLLNRVHIGLDFFDASINRIAAWVIGTRNMKKALLRALLEPTETLRTLEQNGDYTARLALLEEQKSLPWQAVWEHYCQRHDVIPGSDWLQQVRQYEETILTQRQG; this comes from the coding sequence ATGAGCACACCAATTGAAACCGCATGGCAGTTGGCAAAAGCGCGTTATGCCAGCCTGAATATTGACGTAGAGGCCGCGTTGGAACAGCTCGACCAGATTCCGGTGTCAATGCATTGTTGGCAGGGTGATGATGTGGCCGGATTCGAGAATACCGGCGGACCTCTCACTGGCGGTATTCAGGCCACCGGCAACTACCCTGGCAAGGCGAGTACGCCGGATGAACTGCGTGCCGATCTGGAACAGGCATTTGCGTTAATCCCCGGCCCCAAACGGCTGAACCTGCACGCCATCTATTTGGAATCCGCACAGCCTGTCGCCCGCAACGAGATTGCCCCCGAGCATTTCAGTTCCTGGGTCGCGTGGGCCAAACGTCACCAGCTTGGGCTAGACTTTAACCCAACCTGCTTTTCTCATCCGCTGAGTGCAGACGGCTTTACGCTGTCACACCCGGACGAAAAAGTGCGCCGCTTCTGGATTGAGCATTGCCAGGCGAGCCGCCGGATTTCCGCCTACTTCGGTCGCGAACTCGGTACGCCATCCGTCATGAACATTTGGGTGCCGGACGGCATGAAAGATTTGACCATCGATCGTCTGGCGTTCCGTCAGCGACTGCTCAGCGCGCTGGATGAAGTCATCGCCGAACCGCTCGATCCGTCACACCATATTGATGCGGTGGAAAGTAAGCTGTTCGGAATAGGTGCGGAAAGTTTCACCGTCGGTTCCAACGAATTCTATCTCGGTTATGCAGCCAGCCGCGGCACCGCACTCTGTCTGGATGCCGGACACTTCCACCCGACCGAAGTGATTTCCGACAAAATTTCCAGCGCGATTCTCTATGTACCACGCCTGCTGCTGCACGTCAGCCGCCCGGTACGCTGGGACAGCGATCATGTCGTGCTGCTGGATGACGAAACGCAGGCTATCGCCCACGAAATCGTACGCCATAAATTACTTAACCGCGTCCATATCGGGCTCGATTTCTTTGATGCCTCGATCAACCGCATCGCGGCCTGGGTCATCGGCACGCGCAATATGAAGAAAGCCCTGCTGCGCGCGCTGCTTGAACCTACGGAAACGCTGCGCACACTGGAACAAAATGGCGATTACACCGCGCGTCTGGCCTTGCTGGAAGAGCAAAAATCGCTGCCATGGCAGGCCGTGTGGGAACACTACTGCCAGCGCCATGACGTCATACCGGGCAGCGACTGGCTGCAACAGGTACGTCAGTATGAAGAAACTATCCTCACTCAACGTCAAGGGTAA
- the rhaM gene encoding L-rhamnose mutarotase has protein sequence MLRKAFVMSVFPDYHDEYQRRHNPIWPELAEVLKNHGAHHYSIFLDEQRNLLFGYVEVESEARWEAIAQTEVCQRWWKHMGDVMPSNPDNSPVSAALKPVFYLD, from the coding sequence ATGTTGCGTAAAGCTTTTGTGATGTCGGTTTTTCCTGACTACCACGACGAATATCAGCGTCGTCATAACCCAATCTGGCCGGAACTGGCCGAAGTACTGAAAAACCACGGGGCGCACCACTACAGCATTTTTCTGGACGAGCAACGCAATCTGCTCTTCGGTTATGTAGAAGTAGAGTCTGAAGCGCGCTGGGAGGCAATTGCGCAAACGGAAGTCTGCCAACGCTGGTGGAAACACATGGGCGACGTGATGCCCTCCAACCCCGATAACAGCCCGGTCAGCGCTGCGCTGAAACCTGTGTTCTATTTGGACTGA